The sequence below is a genomic window from Verrucomicrobiota bacterium.
TCTTCCCGCGTTTCCCACTGGGCAGCTCTAATCTTTCCGGCGCATATTTATCGATGAGCGGGAGCTGGCTGCTATTGAGCCAACTGCGGAGTATGGGCCAGAGGGGTTTATCCTTGATCTCTTTATAAGAGACCGCTCCATAACAAAACTGCTCGATTAATGCCGCGATATCTTCTTTGGCCAGAGCGGCAATGCCCAGTTCTGGACAATTTTTCGCGAGGAAATTCACACGGATAAACCATTGATTCACCTCATCAGTCCATTCATGGAGGATCAGGTTCTTCTTTAGTACCTCGAGGGCGAGAATGCGGGCGGCACCGTCCTTGTCGACTTCATCGGTTTTTTTTAGTGACAGGGGCAGGTCTTTAAAGAGTTTGCGTCGGACACTAGTGACCCGGCGTTGGATCGCGTCAAAGATTGTTTCCATGTCCTCGGAGAAATCCTGCGGGAAAATCTCGCGTAACCATTCCTCTTTGACGGCCGTGATGATCTCCAAGGACACATTGAGTTCCCGGTCACGGCCCTCGATTTCCTGGACTTCCGCGGCCACTACCAGGGGACTGTGGGTGACGATCGAGTCGCGGGATAAATTCCCCTTACGCCCGTGAACGATCTGGCAACGGTGCGAACTCGCATCCAGACGGATGGCCAGATGGTCGATGAACCCGGTCAGGATACATTTCTGGATCACCTCGTCATTGGTGGGGCCCGGCTCCGTGTCGAGACCTTCCTCCTTTGCAATACGCAGGAAATGCTCGAAAAGAGGGCGCACCTGACGGGCGGACTGGGCATGGATGCCGAGTTTGCGACAGGTATCAATATGATATCCACGTTTATCCGCAAAGGTCCAAGCGCGCATGAGCATAAAAAAGTCTGACTCCGCACTGCCCCCCAGGATATCCTCGCGGTTCTCCCTCATTTCCTTGCCTCCCCCCCGGAGCAGGATATTCCGGCCCTGGGTCAAGGCCGCAATCAAGGCCACGGGATAAACACAGTGGTAATCCTGCGCCGCAAGCAACATACGAGCATAACGCGGATGCACGGGGAATGAAAGCATGCGCCGCCCCAGCGGAGTAATATGCCCGGTAGCACTCTCTAATGCCCCGAGGTCCTTGAGCAAGGTTTCGGCCCGGTCGAGGAGCTGGGGTTTGGGCGATTCCAGCCAGCGGAAAGTGCGGATATCCTCGATATCAGCGGCTTTTAAAGTAAGGATGACTTCCGACAAATCGAGCCGGTTAATCTCGGGAATCTCCTGCTCGGGGCGTGACCTATGATCAGCCTCGGTCCATAAACGCAGACAAATGCCCGGGGCTGTACGCCCGGCGCGCCCTGTCCTTTGGTCGGCGGAGGCACGGGAGATTTTTTCGATCAATAAAGTATTTATCCCCCGTTGCGGATCATATTTCGGAATGCGGGCGAGACCACCATCAATAACGACACGGACCCCGTCAATCGTCAGGGAAGTCTCGGCGACATTAGTCGATACAACCACTTTCCTCGCCTCATAACGGGCTACGGCGGCATCTTGGTCACGCGGCTGGAGCTCTCCGTGCAAAGGCAGGACCAAAAAACCTTTGGCTGAACGGCTGGCCTGGATCATTTGCACCGTGCGATTAATCTCGTATGCTCCCGGCATAAAAACAAGGAAGTCCCCCTCCACCCCGGAGGCAACCAAACGCTCGAACTCCTCACAGGCCTGGTCCCATACCGGAGACTCGTCGGCCTTGCGCAAATAGCTCACTTCCACCGGGAACGTGCGTCCTTCACTGGAAATAACCTTTGTACTAGCTCCGAGGTATTCACGGAGCTCTTCGACCGCCAGCGTCGCGGACATCACGATAATCTGTAAATCCGGGCGGATACTTTCCTGGATCTGTAAAGCCCTGGCTAGCGTGATATCCCCGTAAAGATGACGTTCATGGAACTCATCAAAGATAACCGTCCCGATCCCGTCGAGTCGGGGATTCGATAGCATTTGGCGCAACAAAATGCCTTCCGTCACAAATTTAATCCGAGTCTGGGATCCTGAATAATCCTCGAAACGGATCTGGTAACCCACCTCGTCACCCACACGCACACGGCGCTCGGACGCGACCCGCGCAGCTAACATCCGCGTGGCCAAACGGCGAGGCTGAAGAATCATGACCTGTCCATTGTCGGCCAACCCCCGTTCCAGCAGCATCTGGGGCACCTGTGTCGATTTACCTGACCCCGTCGGTGCGTGGACAATCACCCGTTTCGACACGCCCAGCGCGGCGAGGAAGTCTTCTTCAATCTGGTAAATGGGTAAGTCCCGATTCGTCATAAACCCCCATCAAAACGGCGAACACATTTTTTTGCCAGAAGAATCCTGAATTCATCTCCCCATCGAATAGGTTATAGAGAGAGAAAAAAAAGTGAAAGCCTGCCCAGTGACCTACACCCCGCAGGTCGAAAGGATTGTCCTCTACGCCGTAAATAGCCCTTTGAAATTATCCGAGGAATTTTTTGGCGATGACGACGGCGTTGTGGCCGCCGAAGCCGAAGGAGTCATTTACGGCGATATTGACCGTGCGCTCCTTGGGCGTATGGGCCGTGTAGTCCAGATCACATTCAGGATCGGGATTATCGAGATTAATAGTCGGCGGGATTATATTCTCTTGGACCGCCTTGATACAGACAGCCATTTCGATCGCCCCGGCAGCGCCGAGCAAGTGACCGGTCATGGACTTTGTGGAGCTGACAGAAAGGACTTTGGCGTGATCGGCAAAAACAGTCTTAATCGCCTGGGTTTCGCAAATATCCCCGGT
It includes:
- the hrpB gene encoding ATP-dependent helicase HrpB, giving the protein MTNRDLPIYQIEEDFLAALGVSKRVIVHAPTGSGKSTQVPQMLLERGLADNGQVMILQPRRLATRMLAARVASERRVRVGDEVGYQIRFEDYSGSQTRIKFVTEGILLRQMLSNPRLDGIGTVIFDEFHERHLYGDITLARALQIQESIRPDLQIIVMSATLAVEELREYLGASTKVISSEGRTFPVEVSYLRKADESPVWDQACEEFERLVASGVEGDFLVFMPGAYEINRTVQMIQASRSAKGFLVLPLHGELQPRDQDAAVARYEARKVVVSTNVAETSLTIDGVRVVIDGGLARIPKYDPQRGINTLLIEKISRASADQRTGRAGRTAPGICLRLWTEADHRSRPEQEIPEINRLDLSEVILTLKAADIEDIRTFRWLESPKPQLLDRAETLLKDLGALESATGHITPLGRRMLSFPVHPRYARMLLAAQDYHCVYPVALIAALTQGRNILLRGGGKEMRENREDILGGSAESDFFMLMRAWTFADKRGYHIDTCRKLGIHAQSARQVRPLFEHFLRIAKEEGLDTEPGPTNDEVIQKCILTGFIDHLAIRLDASSHRCQIVHGRKGNLSRDSIVTHSPLVVAAEVQEIEGRDRELNVSLEIITAVKEEWLREIFPQDFSEDMETIFDAIQRRVTSVRRKLFKDLPLSLKKTDEVDKDGAARILALEVLKKNLILHEWTDEVNQWFIRVNFLAKNCPELGIAALAKEDIAALIEQFCYGAVSYKEIKDKPLWPILRSWLNSSQLPLIDKYAPERLELPSGKRGKIEYFGDGTTPKLSTTIQNLFGLKATPSIAMGRVPLLVEILAPNQRPVQVTQDLAGFWTEHYPKLKAELSRRYPRHEWQ